From Macaca mulatta isolate MMU2019108-1 chromosome 1, T2T-MMU8v2.0, whole genome shotgun sequence, the proteins below share one genomic window:
- the TMEM52 gene encoding transmembrane protein 52 isoform X1, producing the protein MGRGSLAARGLRLLLPLLPLLPGSPLSPQVALGFADGSCDPSDQCLPQARWSSLWHVGLILLAVLLLLLCGVTAGCVRFCCLRKQAQAQPHLPPARQPCDLAVIPMDSDSPVHSTVTSYSSVQYPLGMQLPVPFGELDPDSMAPPAYSLYAPEPPPSYDEAVKMAKPKEEGPALSQKPSPLLRVSGLETTPMPQESGPNTQLPPCSPGAP; encoded by the exons ATGGGCCGGGGGTCGCTGGCCGCCCGCGGGCTCCGGCTGCTGCTGCCGCTCTTGCCGCT CCTCCCGGGCTCACCCCTGTCCCCACAGGTGGCGTTGGGCTTCGCGGACGGCAGCTGCGACCCCTCGGACCA GTGTCTGCCCCAGGCCCGCTGGAGCAGCCTGTGGCACGTGGG GCTCATCCTGCTGGCGGTCCTCCTGTTGCTGCTGTGCGGGGTCACAGCCGGCTGTGTCCGGTTCTGCTGCCTCCGGAAGCAGGCGCAGGCCCAGCCACATCTGCCACCAGCACGGCAGCCCTGTGACCTGGCGGTCATCCCTATGGACAGCGACAGCCCTGTACACAGCACTGTGACCT CCTACAGCTCCGTGCAGTACCCACTGGGCATGCAGTTACCCGTACCCTTTGGGGAGCTGGACCCGGACTCCATGGCTCCTCCTGCCTACAGTCTGTATGCCCCGGAGCCTCCACCCTCCTACGATGAAGCTGTCAAGATGGCCAAGCCCAAAGAGGAAGGGCCAGCACTCTCCCAGAAACCCAGTCCTCTCCTTAGGGTCTCAGGCCTAGAGACCACTCCAATGCCCCAGGAGTCGGGGCCCAATACCCAACTACCACCTTGTAGCCCTGGTGCCCCTTGA
- the TMEM52 gene encoding transmembrane protein 52 isoform X3 has product MGRGSLAARGLRLLLPLLPLPQVALGFADGSCDPSDQLILLAVLLLLLCGVTAGCVRFCCLRKQAQAQPHLPPARQPCDLAVIPMDSDSPVHSTVTSYSSVQYPLGMQLPVPFGELDPDSMAPPAYSLYAPEPPPSYDEAVKMAKPKEEGPALSQKPSPLLRVSGLETTPMPQESGPNTQLPPCSPGAP; this is encoded by the exons ATGGGCCGGGGGTCGCTGGCCGCCCGCGGGCTCCGGCTGCTGCTGCCGCTCTTGCCGCTGCCGCAG GTGGCGTTGGGCTTCGCGGACGGCAGCTGCGACCCCTCGGACCA GCTCATCCTGCTGGCGGTCCTCCTGTTGCTGCTGTGCGGGGTCACAGCCGGCTGTGTCCGGTTCTGCTGCCTCCGGAAGCAGGCGCAGGCCCAGCCACATCTGCCACCAGCACGGCAGCCCTGTGACCTGGCGGTCATCCCTATGGACAGCGACAGCCCTGTACACAGCACTGTGACCT CCTACAGCTCCGTGCAGTACCCACTGGGCATGCAGTTACCCGTACCCTTTGGGGAGCTGGACCCGGACTCCATGGCTCCTCCTGCCTACAGTCTGTATGCCCCGGAGCCTCCACCCTCCTACGATGAAGCTGTCAAGATGGCCAAGCCCAAAGAGGAAGGGCCAGCACTCTCCCAGAAACCCAGTCCTCTCCTTAGGGTCTCAGGCCTAGAGACCACTCCAATGCCCCAGGAGTCGGGGCCCAATACCCAACTACCACCTTGTAGCCCTGGTGCCCCTTGA
- the TMEM52 gene encoding transmembrane protein 52 isoform X2: MGRGSLAARGLRLLLPLLPLPQVALGFADGSCDPSDQCLPQARWSSLWHVGLILLAVLLLLLCGVTAGCVRFCCLRKQAQAQPHLPPARQPCDLAVIPMDSDSPVHSTVTSYSSVQYPLGMQLPVPFGELDPDSMAPPAYSLYAPEPPPSYDEAVKMAKPKEEGPALSQKPSPLLRVSGLETTPMPQESGPNTQLPPCSPGAP; encoded by the exons ATGGGCCGGGGGTCGCTGGCCGCCCGCGGGCTCCGGCTGCTGCTGCCGCTCTTGCCGCTGCCGCAG GTGGCGTTGGGCTTCGCGGACGGCAGCTGCGACCCCTCGGACCA GTGTCTGCCCCAGGCCCGCTGGAGCAGCCTGTGGCACGTGGG GCTCATCCTGCTGGCGGTCCTCCTGTTGCTGCTGTGCGGGGTCACAGCCGGCTGTGTCCGGTTCTGCTGCCTCCGGAAGCAGGCGCAGGCCCAGCCACATCTGCCACCAGCACGGCAGCCCTGTGACCTGGCGGTCATCCCTATGGACAGCGACAGCCCTGTACACAGCACTGTGACCT CCTACAGCTCCGTGCAGTACCCACTGGGCATGCAGTTACCCGTACCCTTTGGGGAGCTGGACCCGGACTCCATGGCTCCTCCTGCCTACAGTCTGTATGCCCCGGAGCCTCCACCCTCCTACGATGAAGCTGTCAAGATGGCCAAGCCCAAAGAGGAAGGGCCAGCACTCTCCCAGAAACCCAGTCCTCTCCTTAGGGTCTCAGGCCTAGAGACCACTCCAATGCCCCAGGAGTCGGGGCCCAATACCCAACTACCACCTTGTAGCCCTGGTGCCCCTTGA